A DNA window from Chitinibacter fontanus contains the following coding sequences:
- a CDS encoding M48 family metalloprotease yields MKLNIISASLVLLLMLPPAYAEKLPDLGDVSQQGLSKQQEREIGESAMRQIRRSGSMVEDPEIIAFLASMGNRLTDAAEVYEPQFTFFPLLDSSVNAFAVPGGFVGGHTGLIVQAQHESEVASVLAHEIAHVTQNHIARLIEGMKASPWVSLAGIAAAIVAGSMGRGDAAAAAIAVTTGASIQRQLDFTYSFEQEADRIGMQTLQKSGYDPAAMAVFFERLQNYNRIVENNAPEYLRTHPVTMKRISDAQNRLGETTYRQVPDSAEFLFVREKCRTLQLGGREAITYYQKTIAEKRYASEAAQRYGLALAYFLNREYEQAWSALQKAKEVFGGGKKSHPALEYLAGSIRLAQGNNVEAVKLLGDASLRYPASRALLYGLIDAQIEAGQFAQAKAGLDDALSLYASDAQLYQRAARLYAKQGKLVQQYQMQGEYYLRLKEYTSALEQFNLALRQPNPDFYLQSGIEARIREIENATKDDKK; encoded by the coding sequence TTGAAGCTAAACATCATTTCGGCCAGTTTGGTTTTATTGCTGATGCTACCGCCTGCATATGCGGAAAAATTACCCGATTTGGGGGATGTGTCACAACAGGGGTTGAGTAAGCAACAAGAACGAGAAATTGGTGAATCGGCCATGCGACAAATTCGTCGCAGTGGCAGCATGGTGGAAGACCCGGAAATCATTGCATTTCTAGCCTCCATGGGAAATCGATTAACCGATGCTGCGGAGGTCTACGAGCCCCAATTTACCTTTTTTCCATTATTAGATTCCTCCGTTAATGCCTTTGCTGTTCCTGGTGGTTTTGTGGGGGGGCATACAGGCTTGATCGTGCAAGCCCAACACGAATCTGAAGTGGCCAGTGTACTGGCGCATGAAATTGCGCACGTGACACAAAATCATATTGCGCGCCTGATTGAGGGGATGAAGGCTAGTCCCTGGGTGAGTTTGGCTGGTATTGCCGCCGCTATTGTGGCTGGCAGTATGGGGCGGGGGGATGCGGCAGCAGCGGCTATTGCGGTTACCACTGGAGCCTCGATTCAGCGCCAGCTCGACTTTACGTATTCATTTGAACAAGAAGCTGATCGAATTGGCATGCAAACCTTGCAAAAATCTGGCTATGATCCAGCGGCGATGGCCGTGTTTTTTGAGCGTTTGCAAAACTACAACCGCATTGTCGAAAATAATGCCCCGGAATATCTGCGCACGCACCCAGTGACCATGAAGCGGATATCGGATGCGCAAAATCGTTTGGGCGAAACCACCTATCGGCAAGTGCCAGATTCGGCCGAGTTTTTATTTGTACGGGAAAAATGTCGGACTTTGCAATTAGGTGGACGTGAGGCCATTACTTATTACCAAAAAACCATTGCTGAGAAGCGTTATGCCAGTGAAGCGGCGCAACGTTATGGTTTGGCTTTGGCTTATTTCCTCAATCGTGAATACGAGCAGGCTTGGTCGGCACTGCAAAAGGCGAAAGAGGTTTTTGGCGGTGGCAAAAAATCGCATCCGGCGCTGGAGTACCTGGCTGGCAGTATTCGCCTTGCGCAAGGGAATAACGTGGAGGCGGTCAAGCTGCTTGGCGATGCGAGTCTGCGTTATCCGGCGAGTCGCGCTTTGCTGTACGGTCTGATTGATGCGCAGATCGAGGCAGGGCAGTTTGCGCAAGCCAAGGCAGGCTTGGATGATGCCTTGTCGCTGTACGCAAGCGATGCACAGCTCTATCAGCGGGCGGCTAGATTGTATGCCAAGCAGGGTAAGTTGGTGCAGCAGTATCAGATGCAGGGTGAATATTACTTACGCTTGAAAGAATATACCTCAGCCTTGGAGCAATTCAATCTGGCCTTGCGCCAGCCTAACCCTGATTTTTATTTGCAATCAGGGATTGAGGCCAGAATTCGTGAAATAGAAAATGCAACCAAGGATGATAAAAAGTGA
- a CDS encoding DUF1841 family protein, producing MLFNPSRDQARRFFITSWQKHQQGLALADLEAIVIDVLIAHPEYHQYLSEEYIDRDWPPEHGDSNPFLHISLHLAIAEQLSIDQPAGVRQLYTQLHAQYGDAHKALHDMLECLGEMIWQAQRHNTAPDPNIYLNGLRARVKLSR from the coding sequence ATGCTGTTTAATCCAAGTCGTGACCAAGCGCGCCGCTTTTTTATCACTAGCTGGCAAAAGCATCAGCAAGGCCTAGCCTTGGCGGATCTGGAAGCCATTGTGATCGACGTGCTAATCGCCCACCCTGAATACCATCAATATCTAAGTGAAGAATACATTGATCGGGATTGGCCACCCGAGCATGGCGATAGCAATCCTTTTTTACACATCAGCCTGCATTTGGCCATTGCCGAACAGTTGTCAATTGATCAGCCAGCCGGAGTGCGTCAGCTGTACACTCAACTGCACGCTCAATATGGTGACGCGCATAAAGCGTTGCACGATATGCTCGAATGTCTGGGCGAAATGATCTGGCAAGCTCAGCGCCATAACACCGCGCCCGATCCCAATATTTATCTGAATGGATTACGGGCACGAGTCAAACTCAGCCGCTAA
- a CDS encoding FIST C-terminal domain-containing protein, whose amino-acid sequence MKPASGYAFGPRASTQVAIAAVSSAMARGGITQAGKVFLFLSTHFHQQIDDCLRAVVVISGSMDVVGASAAGVFSEQEWSLDSPAAAALVLPANYPTQQRNSHLALAAPNAINQFWLNDGAIKFGAIAGDATGQGHYALWQAAQQRFSYIQIPLEARSIIVSEGTQILGPLHTITQSQGLMLETLDHHPALATLGPHLARFPQETLLAQIYPSTPSSQPSWVPVIGTDLERGSIMLAHELPLGAGLRWGHFNAKTASHELAQQIILSLAGKTQPKWALAFSSHRRAIAGDGISEPDWNVLRATLPDVPFAGFYGNGQIIPRTTGQGLIDKANRIVDNSVLLALFD is encoded by the coding sequence ATGAAACCTGCTAGTGGATATGCTTTTGGCCCCCGTGCCAGCACGCAAGTGGCCATTGCCGCCGTCAGTAGTGCTATGGCACGCGGCGGCATTACTCAGGCAGGCAAGGTGTTTTTGTTTTTATCGACTCATTTTCACCAGCAAATTGATGATTGCCTGCGTGCAGTTGTCGTCATTAGTGGCAGCATGGATGTGGTGGGAGCCAGCGCTGCTGGCGTCTTTAGCGAACAAGAGTGGTCACTCGACTCTCCGGCCGCCGCGGCCTTGGTACTGCCAGCGAACTACCCCACCCAACAAAGAAACTCCCACCTCGCCCTTGCCGCACCGAATGCGATCAATCAATTTTGGCTCAACGATGGCGCTATTAAGTTTGGCGCTATCGCAGGCGACGCAACCGGCCAAGGGCATTACGCGCTTTGGCAGGCGGCACAACAACGCTTTAGTTATATTCAGATCCCGCTAGAAGCACGCAGCATCATTGTTTCGGAAGGCACTCAAATTTTGGGGCCGCTACATACCATTACCCAAAGTCAGGGGTTGATGCTAGAAACACTAGATCATCATCCAGCACTAGCCACTCTGGGGCCACATCTAGCACGTTTTCCGCAAGAAACCTTGCTAGCGCAAATCTACCCGAGCACACCGAGCAGCCAGCCAAGCTGGGTACCCGTGATAGGCACCGACCTTGAGCGAGGCAGCATTATGCTGGCACATGAATTACCACTTGGCGCTGGTTTACGCTGGGGGCACTTTAATGCCAAGACGGCGAGCCATGAACTCGCCCAACAAATCATCCTCAGTTTGGCGGGCAAAACACAACCCAAATGGGCTTTGGCATTTTCCAGCCATCGGCGTGCCATTGCGGGAGATGGGATTAGTGAACCCGACTGGAATGTATTGCGCGCCACGCTGCCGGATGTGCCATTTGCTGGTTTTTATGGCAACGGACAAATTATTCCCCGCACCACAGGGCAAGGGCTAATCGACAAGGCCAACCGCATCGTCGACAATAGCGTTCTTTTGGCTTTATTTGATTGA
- a CDS encoding glutathione peroxidase codes for MMSALDEIALLTITGEPTSMAAYRGQVILVVNVASRCGFTPQYAGLQMLYQQYHTRGFTILAFPCNQFAWQEPADGDEIATFCQQQFAVQFPLFAKTNVNGRRAHPLFRYLKRAQAGCLGTKAIKWNFTKFLLDRQGHVVARFAPTTMPETLAEKIESLL; via the coding sequence ATGATGTCGGCCTTGGACGAGATTGCCTTGCTCACCATTACGGGTGAACCTACTAGTATGGCCGCGTACCGTGGGCAAGTAATCTTGGTGGTTAATGTCGCCAGCCGCTGTGGTTTTACTCCGCAATATGCCGGATTGCAAATGCTCTATCAGCAATATCACACTCGTGGCTTTACTATTTTGGCTTTTCCATGCAATCAATTTGCTTGGCAGGAGCCAGCTGATGGCGATGAGATTGCTACGTTTTGCCAGCAGCAGTTTGCCGTGCAGTTTCCGTTGTTTGCCAAAACCAATGTCAACGGGCGCCGCGCGCATCCATTGTTTCGCTATCTAAAGCGTGCCCAAGCAGGGTGCTTGGGAACAAAAGCCATTAAATGGAATTTCACCAAGTTTCTGCTCGATCGGCAAGGGCATGTGGTGGCGCGTTTTGCTCCTACCACGATGCCCGAAACTTTGGCTGAGAAAATAGAAAGTTTGCTGTAA
- the carA gene encoding glutamine-hydrolyzing carbamoyl-phosphate synthase small subunit: MALADGTLFHGISIGADGETLGEVVFNTSMTGYQEILTDPSYAKQIVTLTYPHIGNYGVNAEDAESRGVFAEGLIIRDLPLLHSNFRSTMSLGEYLKQNGVVAIADIDTRKLTRILREKGAQPGCIVSGHNIDAAAAVEKAKSFGSMAGQDLAKVVSCEKPFEWTTAEWKLGVGYTVQSNPKFHVVAYDFGVKHNILRMLAERGCKLTVVPAQTPAAEVLALNPDGVFLSNGPGDPEPCDYAIKAIQELLATSLPIFGICLGHQLLGLAAGGKTSKMKFGHHGANHPVQDLDTKHVMITSQNHGFQVDETSLPANVRVTHRSLFDGTVQGIALTDKPAFSFQGHPEASPGPHDVAYLFDKFIDAMTARKG; the protein is encoded by the coding sequence TTGGCACTTGCCGACGGCACCCTGTTCCACGGTATTTCCATCGGCGCAGACGGTGAAACCCTTGGTGAAGTGGTATTTAACACTTCGATGACGGGTTACCAAGAGATTTTGACTGACCCATCGTATGCCAAACAGATTGTTACTCTGACTTACCCACATATTGGCAACTACGGCGTGAATGCCGAAGATGCTGAAAGCCGCGGCGTGTTTGCCGAAGGCCTGATTATTCGTGATCTACCATTGCTGCATTCTAACTTCCGCTCAACGATGAGCTTGGGAGAGTATCTCAAGCAAAACGGCGTGGTGGCTATTGCGGATATCGATACCCGTAAACTCACCCGCATCTTGCGTGAAAAAGGTGCGCAGCCAGGCTGTATCGTCAGCGGCCACAATATCGATGCCGCTGCTGCCGTTGAGAAAGCCAAGTCATTTGGCTCAATGGCTGGCCAAGATCTGGCCAAAGTGGTTTCTTGCGAGAAGCCTTTTGAGTGGACGACCGCTGAGTGGAAATTGGGCGTCGGTTACACCGTGCAAAGCAATCCAAAATTCCATGTAGTTGCTTACGACTTTGGTGTGAAGCACAACATCTTGCGCATGCTCGCTGAGCGTGGCTGCAAACTAACTGTCGTACCAGCGCAAACACCAGCAGCCGAAGTCTTGGCGCTGAACCCAGATGGCGTGTTCTTGTCGAACGGCCCTGGTGATCCTGAACCATGCGATTACGCAATCAAGGCGATTCAAGAGTTGCTGGCAACTAGCTTGCCGATCTTTGGTATTTGCTTGGGTCATCAATTGCTTGGTTTGGCCGCTGGCGGTAAAACTAGCAAGATGAAGTTTGGTCACCACGGTGCCAACCACCCGGTGCAAGATCTCGATACCAAACACGTGATGATCACGAGCCAGAATCATGGCTTCCAAGTGGATGAAACCAGTTTGCCGGCCAATGTGCGTGTGACTCACCGCTCATTGTTTGACGGTACGGTGCAAGGTATCGCGTTGACGGATAAACCCGCGTTCTCGTTCCAAGGCCACCCTGAGGCGAGCCCTGGTCCGCATGATGTGGCGTACTTGTTTGATAAATTTATTGATGCAATGACCGCTCGAAAAGGTTAA
- the carB gene encoding carbamoyl-phosphate synthase large subunit has product MPKRTDLKSILIIGAGPIVIGQACEFDYSGAQACKALREEGYKVILVNSNPATIMTDPNMADVTYIEPITWQVVEKIIAKERPDAILPTMGGQTALNCALDLWRNGVLDKFNVELIGATPEAIDKAEDRQKFKAAMDKIGLGSARSGIAHSLEEALAVQTQVGFPTIIRPSFTMGGSGGGIAYNMQEFIEICTRGLDLSPTNELLIEESLLGWKEYEMEVVRDRNDNCIIVCSIENLDPMGVHTGDSITVAPAQTLTDKEYQIMRNASIAVLREIGVDTGGSNVQFSVNPKDGRLIVIEMNPRVSRSSALASKATGFPIAKIAAKLAVGYTLDELKNEITGGKTPASFEPSIDYVVTKIPRFAFEKFPQANDRLTTQMKSVGEVMAIGRTQQESLQKALRGLETGMSGFDEICSDRTKIESEIANPGPERLWYVADAFRVGLSRDEIHNISKIDPWFLVLIEDILNDEASLRGRSVDSLSKEEFRKLKRKGFSDRRLGTLLGCDQNAVRKARHALSIRPVYKRVDTCAAEFASNTAYMYSTYEEECEAAPTDKKKVMILGGGPNRIGQGIEFDYCCVHAAMALRDDGYETIMVNCNPETVSTDYDTSDRLYFEPLTLEDVLEIVAIEKPIGVIVQYGGQTPLKLARALEANGVPIIGTTPDMIDAAEDRERFQKLLQDLALRQPPNATARNEQDALHLARELGYPLVVRPSYVLGGRAMEIVHSDKDLERYMREAVKVSNDSPVLLDRFLNDAIEVDVDAVSDGTDVIIGGIMEHIEQAGVHSGDSACSLPPYSLSKELQDELRRQTVLMAKGLNVVGLMNVQFAIQGKGADAKVYVLEVNPRASRTVPYVSKATSVPLAKVAARCMVGQTLVQQGVTSEVIPPYYSVKEAVFPFAKFPGVDSILGPEMKSTGEVMGVGATFAEAFVKSQMAAGTVLPTNGNVFISVREGDKAQAIECAQVLASLGFKVLATKGTAAAIDAAGVAVTAVNKVTEGRPHIVDMIVNGEIGMIFNTVDERRQAIQDSYSIRHEALKAKLPVFTTIAGAKAACIGLRDMKELDVYDLQGLHQQLNN; this is encoded by the coding sequence ATGCCAAAGCGTACCGACCTAAAAAGCATTCTGATTATTGGCGCTGGCCCGATCGTGATCGGCCAAGCGTGCGAGTTTGACTACTCTGGCGCCCAAGCGTGTAAAGCGCTGCGTGAAGAGGGTTACAAAGTCATTCTGGTGAACAGCAATCCTGCCACCATAATGACTGACCCAAATATGGCCGATGTGACCTACATCGAGCCGATTACTTGGCAAGTGGTAGAGAAAATCATTGCCAAAGAGCGCCCAGATGCGATCTTGCCAACAATGGGTGGCCAGACTGCACTGAACTGCGCGCTCGATTTGTGGCGCAATGGTGTGCTGGATAAATTCAATGTTGAATTGATCGGCGCGACGCCAGAAGCGATTGATAAAGCCGAAGATCGTCAAAAATTTAAAGCTGCGATGGATAAAATCGGCTTGGGTTCGGCACGCTCTGGCATTGCTCACAGCCTGGAAGAAGCGCTCGCGGTGCAAACGCAAGTGGGCTTCCCGACTATTATTCGTCCATCGTTCACAATGGGCGGCTCGGGCGGTGGTATCGCCTACAATATGCAAGAGTTCATCGAGATCTGTACCCGTGGTCTGGACTTGTCGCCAACCAACGAATTGCTGATCGAAGAATCGCTGCTCGGCTGGAAAGAGTACGAAATGGAAGTCGTGCGTGACCGTAACGACAACTGCATTATCGTGTGCTCGATCGAAAACTTGGACCCAATGGGTGTGCATACCGGTGACTCGATCACCGTGGCACCAGCGCAAACGCTGACCGACAAAGAATACCAAATCATGCGTAACGCATCGATCGCCGTACTGCGCGAGATTGGTGTAGATACCGGTGGTTCAAACGTGCAATTCTCGGTGAATCCAAAAGATGGTCGTTTGATCGTCATTGAGATGAACCCGCGTGTATCACGTTCTTCTGCTTTGGCATCTAAAGCAACGGGCTTCCCTATTGCGAAAATCGCCGCCAAATTGGCGGTGGGTTACACGCTGGACGAGCTGAAAAACGAAATTACTGGCGGCAAAACGCCAGCGTCGTTCGAGCCATCGATCGACTACGTAGTGACCAAGATTCCTCGCTTTGCGTTCGAGAAGTTCCCGCAAGCCAATGACCGCCTGACGACGCAAATGAAGTCGGTGGGTGAGGTGATGGCAATTGGTCGCACGCAGCAGGAATCGTTGCAAAAAGCACTGCGCGGCCTTGAAACTGGCATGTCAGGCTTTGACGAAATCTGTTCAGATCGTACCAAAATCGAATCAGAAATTGCCAATCCAGGCCCTGAGCGTCTGTGGTATGTGGCTGATGCATTCCGTGTTGGCTTGAGCCGCGACGAGATTCACAATATTTCTAAGATCGACCCATGGTTCTTGGTGTTGATCGAAGACATCTTGAACGATGAAGCATCACTGCGTGGCCGTAGCGTTGATAGCTTGAGCAAAGAAGAATTCCGCAAACTCAAACGCAAAGGTTTCTCGGATCGTCGCTTAGGTACATTGCTTGGTTGCGATCAAAATGCAGTTCGCAAAGCGCGTCATGCTTTATCGATTCGTCCAGTGTATAAGCGTGTAGATACCTGCGCTGCTGAGTTTGCGAGCAATACCGCCTATATGTATTCGACTTACGAAGAAGAATGCGAAGCGGCGCCCACGGACAAGAAAAAAGTCATGATCTTGGGCGGTGGCCCAAACCGTATCGGTCAGGGTATCGAGTTTGACTACTGCTGCGTTCACGCGGCGATGGCGCTGCGCGATGATGGTTATGAAACCATCATGGTCAATTGCAACCCAGAAACCGTTTCGACTGATTACGACACTTCCGATCGTCTGTACTTCGAGCCATTGACGCTCGAAGACGTACTGGAAATCGTGGCAATTGAAAAACCAATCGGCGTGATTGTGCAGTACGGTGGCCAAACACCATTGAAACTGGCGCGCGCTTTGGAAGCCAACGGCGTGCCTATTATTGGTACGACGCCAGACATGATTGATGCGGCAGAAGACCGTGAACGCTTCCAGAAATTGTTGCAAGACTTGGCATTGCGCCAGCCGCCAAATGCGACTGCGCGTAATGAGCAAGATGCATTGCACTTGGCGCGTGAGCTGGGCTACCCATTGGTGGTGCGTCCTTCTTACGTATTGGGTGGTCGTGCGATGGAAATCGTTCATTCAGACAAAGACCTTGAGCGTTATATGCGCGAAGCGGTGAAAGTGTCGAATGATTCGCCAGTATTGCTCGATCGCTTCTTGAACGACGCGATCGAAGTCGATGTGGATGCGGTTTCTGACGGTACCGACGTGATCATTGGCGGGATCATGGAGCACATCGAGCAAGCCGGTGTTCACTCAGGTGACTCAGCGTGTTCACTGCCACCGTACTCATTGAGCAAAGAGTTGCAAGACGAATTGCGTCGTCAAACCGTGTTGATGGCTAAAGGCCTGAACGTGGTTGGTTTGATGAACGTGCAGTTTGCGATTCAAGGGAAAGGCGCGGATGCCAAAGTTTACGTGTTGGAAGTGAATCCACGTGCGTCACGTACCGTACCGTATGTGTCGAAAGCCACGAGCGTGCCATTGGCCAAAGTGGCTGCGCGTTGTATGGTTGGCCAAACTTTGGTTCAGCAAGGTGTAACGTCAGAAGTGATTCCGCCGTACTACTCAGTAAAAGAAGCAGTATTCCCATTCGCTAAATTCCCGGGCGTTGATTCGATTCTGGGCCCGGAAATGAAGTCGACCGGTGAAGTGATGGGTGTGGGGGCGACTTTTGCCGAAGCATTTGTGAAGTCGCAAATGGCTGCCGGTACGGTGTTGCCGACCAACGGAAATGTGTTTATTTCTGTGCGCGAAGGCGATAAGGCGCAAGCGATTGAATGTGCGCAAGTATTGGCATCGCTCGGCTTTAAAGTATTGGCCACCAAAGGCACTGCTGCAGCGATTGATGCTGCTGGCGTTGCAGTCACTGCGGTTAATAAAGTGACCGAAGGTCGTCCACATATCGTTGATATGATTGTGAATGGCGAAATCGGCATGATCTTTAACACGGTGGACGAGCGTCGCCAAGCGATTCAAGACAGCTACTCGATTCGTCACGAAGCACTGAAGGCCAAGCTGCCAGTGTTCACGACTATCGCCGGCGCGAAAGCCGCCTGCATTGGTTTGCGTGATATGAAAGAGTTGGATGTCTATGATCTGCAGGGCTTGCATCAGCAGCTCAATAACTGA
- the greA gene encoding transcription elongation factor GreA: protein MIKVPLTVVGAELLKAELAHLKSVERPAVIAAIAEARSHGDLSENAEYDAAKEKQGFVEGRIAELEGKLSNSQIIDPKEMADTAEGRIVFAATVVLQDLETEAEVTYQIVGDDEADIKQGKISVSSPIARALIGKYEGDVADVQAPGGIREYEVLEVKYI from the coding sequence ATGATTAAAGTACCTCTGACCGTCGTTGGTGCAGAATTGTTGAAAGCCGAATTGGCTCATTTGAAAAGCGTAGAGCGCCCAGCTGTGATTGCAGCGATTGCTGAGGCGCGTAGCCATGGCGATTTATCTGAAAACGCTGAATACGATGCAGCCAAAGAAAAGCAAGGCTTTGTCGAAGGTCGCATTGCTGAGCTGGAAGGCAAATTAAGCAACAGCCAAATCATCGATCCAAAAGAAATGGCCGATACTGCAGAAGGCCGCATTGTGTTTGCCGCAACTGTCGTGCTGCAAGACTTGGAAACTGAAGCTGAAGTGACCTATCAGATCGTGGGCGATGATGAAGCCGACATCAAGCAAGGTAAAATTTCTGTTTCTAGCCCAATTGCACGTGCCTTGATTGGCAAATACGAAGGTGATGTTGCTGATGTGCAGGCACCGGGTGGTATTCGGGAGTATGAAGTTCTAGAAGTGAAATACATTTAA
- a CDS encoding DUF4149 domain-containing protein — protein sequence MGNGIKNLLTTLWIGGMWIIGVVVAPALFSNLDKAVAGMVAGKLFHAIGWIGIVAGVFLLIWWIWNEGARAFQGAKLWLIVGMLLCTLINQFAIFPLIAEIKPAVSNAAEGMFGGGLAQWHTISSLIYLLQSVLGLIYIWRHD from the coding sequence ATGGGTAATGGAATCAAGAATCTGCTGACCACACTATGGATTGGTGGCATGTGGATTATCGGGGTGGTTGTTGCACCGGCACTGTTCAGTAATCTGGATAAAGCTGTGGCAGGGATGGTGGCAGGAAAATTGTTTCATGCCATTGGTTGGATAGGCATTGTGGCAGGAGTATTTCTGCTCATTTGGTGGATATGGAACGAAGGCGCGCGCGCATTTCAAGGCGCCAAATTATGGCTAATCGTTGGTATGTTGCTATGCACACTGATCAATCAATTTGCCATTTTTCCATTGATTGCCGAAATCAAACCTGCTGTGAGCAATGCGGCGGAAGGAATGTTTGGCGGTGGTTTGGCGCAGTGGCACACGATTTCTAGCCTGATATATTTACTACAAAGTGTGCTAGGTTTGATTTATATTTGGCGTCATGACTAA
- the yhbY gene encoding ribosome assembly RNA-binding protein YhbY, whose protein sequence is MMLELTPDQCRHLRSLAHHLNPVVMIGNNGLTDAVMREIAVNLDAHELIKIRVLGDDREARAQFMQQICADLGAAPVQMLGKLLLIYRPSNTEKPKIMLPKKKKAA, encoded by the coding sequence ATTATGTTAGAACTTACGCCGGATCAATGCCGTCATTTGCGCAGCTTGGCGCATCACCTAAATCCGGTGGTTATGATTGGGAATAATGGCCTTACCGACGCTGTGATGCGTGAAATTGCGGTCAATCTAGACGCGCATGAGTTAATCAAAATCCGTGTTCTTGGCGATGATCGTGAAGCTCGCGCTCAGTTTATGCAGCAAATTTGCGCCGATCTAGGTGCCGCGCCGGTGCAGATGCTAGGTAAATTACTGCTGATCTACCGCCCAAGCAATACTGAAAAACCTAAAATCATGCTACCTAAAAAGAAGAAAGCAGCTTAA
- the rlmE gene encoding 23S rRNA (uridine(2552)-2'-O)-methyltransferase RlmE: MAGINSSSAWLHEHVNDQYVQMAKKEGYRARAAYKLLEIDEKDKLLKLGLWVADLGAAPGSWCQVAMKKVGKNGRVFALDILEMDPIRDVEFVQGDFREEEVLNRFNALLNGRQVDLVICDMAPNMSGNTVTDQARSMYLCELALEFAQEQLKPGGHFLVKVFQGSGFQEYMKAMRETFATVVSRKPKASRDRSSEVYLLGKQKKA, encoded by the coding sequence ATGGCAGGTATCAATTCCAGTAGTGCTTGGCTACACGAGCATGTCAATGATCAGTATGTGCAAATGGCCAAAAAGGAAGGTTATCGTGCTCGTGCCGCATATAAGCTGCTAGAAATTGATGAAAAAGATAAATTACTCAAGCTCGGCTTGTGGGTGGCCGACCTAGGGGCCGCCCCTGGCAGCTGGTGCCAAGTTGCAATGAAAAAGGTTGGCAAGAATGGCCGAGTGTTCGCGCTTGATATTCTGGAAATGGATCCAATTCGCGATGTGGAGTTTGTACAAGGTGATTTTCGCGAAGAAGAAGTACTCAATCGCTTTAACGCATTGCTCAATGGTCGACAAGTCGATCTTGTAATTTGTGATATGGCCCCCAATATGAGTGGTAATACAGTCACAGATCAGGCTCGCAGTATGTATTTATGCGAGTTGGCGCTGGAGTTTGCCCAAGAGCAACTCAAACCGGGTGGACATTTTTTAGTCAAAGTGTTTCAAGGAAGTGGTTTTCAAGAATATATGAAGGCAATGCGTGAAACTTTTGCCACCGTTGTCTCTCGAAAACCTAAAGCATCTCGTGATCGCAGCTCGGAAGTCTATCTCTTGGGTAAGCAAAAAAAGGCTTAA